One window of Cryobacterium arcticum genomic DNA carries:
- a CDS encoding tripartite tricarboxylate transporter permease, which produces MDQITLLLEGFSGALTPINLLWVLVGAVLGTAVGVLPGLGSSMAVALLLPVTFSLDPTAAFIMFAGIYFGGLFGDSTAGILLNTPGNSSAIASSFEGNRMAKSGRAGKALATAALGAFFGGTLATLVTVFAMPLLVSMATMFGPAEYFALAAFAFLAVSSVVSESIVRGLLSLAVGLALMLVGIDGPSGTERFTFGLPQLFDGLSIVVITVGLLALGEVFSVASRIHREDKSVQIIRQGRAWLNLSDLRRAAPAWLRGTAFGLPFGIIPAGGAEVPTFLAYGTEKRLAKARGDKNFGSIGSIRGVAAPEAAANATAGTAMGALLALGLPTSATAAIMLAAFQQYGLQPGPLLFSRTPELVWTLIASLFIGLVALLILNMGFASLWAKLLLVPKHYLYAGITVLAVLGVYAMGSSVVDVWALIAIGLIGLLMRRFRIPLAPVMIAVVLGPLAETELRRALAVSAGDPAVLVSSPFTITLYSILVIITVVSIVQHLRKRRSAGSNLDRSADDTVSSDTETSARR; this is translated from the coding sequence CTCACCCCGATCAACCTGCTCTGGGTGCTCGTCGGCGCCGTTCTCGGCACCGCCGTGGGGGTGCTGCCCGGACTCGGCTCATCGATGGCGGTGGCCCTCCTGCTGCCGGTGACTTTCAGCCTGGACCCGACGGCCGCGTTCATCATGTTCGCCGGCATCTACTTCGGTGGCCTGTTCGGCGACTCTACGGCCGGCATCCTGCTCAACACACCGGGGAACTCGTCGGCCATCGCCTCCTCTTTTGAGGGCAACCGGATGGCCAAGAGCGGGCGTGCCGGCAAGGCTCTGGCCACCGCGGCCCTCGGCGCCTTCTTCGGGGGCACGCTCGCCACCCTCGTGACGGTCTTCGCCATGCCACTGCTCGTGTCAATGGCCACGATGTTCGGCCCCGCCGAGTACTTCGCACTGGCGGCATTCGCGTTCCTCGCCGTGAGCTCGGTCGTCTCCGAGTCGATCGTGCGCGGACTGCTTTCCCTCGCAGTCGGGCTGGCGCTCATGCTGGTCGGCATCGACGGGCCCAGCGGCACCGAACGGTTCACCTTCGGTCTGCCCCAGCTTTTCGACGGCCTGTCCATCGTCGTCATAACAGTGGGGTTGCTCGCCCTGGGTGAGGTCTTCTCGGTGGCCTCCCGCATCCACCGCGAAGACAAGTCGGTACAGATCATCCGCCAGGGCCGCGCCTGGCTGAACCTCTCGGACCTCCGGCGCGCCGCTCCTGCGTGGTTACGGGGCACGGCGTTCGGGCTGCCCTTCGGCATCATCCCGGCCGGCGGCGCCGAGGTTCCCACCTTCCTCGCCTACGGCACCGAGAAGCGTCTGGCGAAGGCGCGCGGTGACAAGAACTTCGGCTCGATCGGCAGCATCCGCGGTGTCGCCGCACCCGAGGCCGCGGCGAACGCCACGGCCGGCACTGCAATGGGGGCGCTCCTCGCTCTCGGCCTGCCCACGTCGGCCACGGCAGCGATCATGCTCGCTGCCTTCCAGCAGTACGGTCTGCAGCCGGGGCCGCTGCTCTTCTCGCGCACCCCCGAACTCGTCTGGACCCTCATCGCGTCGCTGTTCATCGGCCTGGTCGCGCTGCTCATCCTGAACATGGGATTCGCGTCGCTCTGGGCGAAGCTGCTCCTGGTGCCCAAGCACTACCTCTACGCAGGCATCACGGTGCTCGCCGTCCTCGGGGTGTACGCCATGGGGTCATCGGTTGTGGACGTCTGGGCGCTCATCGCGATCGGGCTCATCGGCCTGCTGATGCGACGCTTCCGCATTCCTCTGGCCCCGGTCATGATTGCCGTGGTGCTGGGGCCTCTTGCCGAGACCGAGCTACGGCGCGCTTTGGCCGTGTCTGCGGGTGACCCGGCCGTGCTGGTCTCCAGTCCGTTCACGATCACCCTGTACTCGATCCTCGTCATCATCACCGTCGTGTCGATCGTGCAGCATCTGAGAAAGCGGCGTTCGGCCGGCTCAAACCTCGACCGATCCGCTGACGACACCGTGTCAAGCGACACCGAGACCTCGGCACGCCGCTGA
- a CDS encoding S1C family serine protease — protein sequence MNDLPPMSDDGLLDAYSKTVMAVATRVLPSVASITVRGPRGAGAGSASVITADGVLLTSAHVVAGATRAEAAFTDGTTVEVEIVGSDALSDLAVLRALGDAPPPVELGDASRLRVGQVVVALGNPLGLAGSVTAGIVSALGRSLPTRSGRVVDEVIQTDAALNPGNSGGVLADSAGRMVGVNTAVAGIGVGLAVPINTTTREIITALLRTGRVRRAWLGIAGAQVPLPPELAARIGSPTGLQVAGVSPGSPAAEAGLHRGDIVVELAGQPVVTTTAVQQLMVEDAIDKPIEITVWRNGALVDAITVPRELADS from the coding sequence ATGAACGATCTGCCACCGATGAGTGACGACGGGCTCCTCGACGCCTACTCGAAAACCGTCATGGCCGTGGCGACCCGGGTGCTGCCCAGCGTCGCCAGCATCACCGTGCGTGGTCCCCGCGGCGCCGGAGCGGGCAGCGCCAGCGTGATCACCGCTGACGGGGTTCTGCTCACCAGCGCCCATGTGGTCGCCGGGGCGACCCGGGCCGAGGCCGCATTCACCGACGGCACCACCGTCGAGGTTGAGATCGTCGGCAGCGATGCGCTCTCCGACCTGGCGGTGTTGCGGGCGCTCGGCGATGCCCCGCCGCCCGTGGAGCTCGGCGATGCGTCCCGGCTCCGGGTGGGCCAGGTCGTCGTGGCGCTCGGCAACCCGCTGGGCCTGGCCGGCAGCGTCACGGCCGGCATCGTCTCGGCGTTGGGCCGGTCGCTGCCCACCCGGTCCGGGCGGGTGGTCGACGAGGTCATCCAGACCGACGCCGCACTCAACCCCGGCAACAGCGGCGGCGTGCTGGCCGACAGCGCCGGACGCATGGTGGGTGTCAACACGGCCGTCGCGGGCATCGGGGTGGGCCTCGCCGTGCCCATCAACACCACTACCCGGGAGATCATCACCGCGCTGCTGCGCACGGGACGGGTGCGCCGGGCCTGGCTCGGTATCGCCGGCGCCCAGGTTCCGCTGCCTCCGGAGCTGGCCGCCCGGATCGGGTCACCCACTGGCCTGCAGGTGGCCGGGGTGTCACCGGGCAGCCCAGCCGCCGAAGCTGGCCTGCACCGCGGCGACATCGTGGTGGAGCTGGCCGGACAACCCGTCGTCACCACCACGGCCGTGCAGCAGCTCATGGTCGAAGACGCCATCGACAAGCCCATCGAGATCACGGTGTGGCGAAACGGCGCCCTGGTCGACGCCATCACGGTGCCCCGGGAGCTCGCCGACAGCTGA
- a CDS encoding DUF2277 domain-containing protein translates to MCRNIHQLHNFEPAATDDEVHAAALQFVRKISGSTKPSQANQDAFNRAVEEIAHISRHLLEDLVTTAPPKNREVEAEKAKARSAKRFAAA, encoded by the coding sequence ATGTGTCGGAACATCCATCAGCTGCACAATTTCGAGCCGGCCGCGACGGACGACGAGGTACACGCCGCCGCCCTCCAATTCGTGCGCAAAATCAGTGGGTCCACGAAACCGTCCCAGGCCAACCAGGACGCGTTCAACCGTGCGGTTGAGGAGATCGCCCACATCTCCCGGCATCTTCTCGAGGACCTGGTCACGACCGCTCCGCCGAAGAACCGCGAGGTCGAGGCGGAGAAGGCCAAGGCGCGTTCGGCCAAACGGTTCGCCGCGGCCTGA
- a CDS encoding Gfo/Idh/MocA family protein, which yields MTTTRWAILGPGDIGGWFARALPGSAHGTLHAVGSTNPGRAADFAALYGAPVTGTYDELLARDDIDAVYISTVNTTHADLAVAALQAGKAVLCEKPVAPTLADVERVLAQAAASGLPFVEAYKHRFGPFARALDAAVADREVGSALRLTASFGFAAGERSGRLFDPGLAGGAILDVGGYPVSLAVGLAAAAGLDPADLTLTAAAGRIGDTGVDEHATATVSANGFTAEVACSIVTELPRSATLSGSAGSIDLPDVFGSRAASAASFTVHTGAGDRVVEPATVDPFAAEADAVSLALLDGRTEAAEVPWAHSRAIARLLDQWRAGLGG from the coding sequence ATGACAACTACACGGTGGGCAATCCTCGGACCGGGCGATATCGGCGGCTGGTTCGCACGGGCGTTGCCCGGGTCGGCGCACGGCACGCTGCACGCCGTCGGCAGCACCAACCCCGGCCGGGCGGCCGATTTCGCGGCTCTGTATGGTGCGCCGGTCACCGGGACCTACGACGAGCTGCTCGCCCGGGACGACATCGACGCCGTGTACATCTCGACGGTGAACACAACCCATGCCGACCTGGCCGTGGCTGCGCTGCAGGCCGGCAAAGCCGTGCTCTGCGAGAAGCCCGTCGCGCCGACTCTGGCCGATGTGGAACGGGTGTTGGCCCAGGCCGCGGCCTCCGGCCTGCCGTTCGTGGAGGCGTACAAGCACCGGTTCGGGCCGTTCGCCCGGGCCCTCGACGCCGCCGTCGCCGACCGCGAGGTGGGCTCGGCGCTGCGGTTGACCGCGTCGTTCGGCTTCGCCGCGGGCGAGCGCTCCGGCCGCCTGTTCGACCCGGGCCTGGCCGGTGGGGCAATCCTCGACGTGGGCGGCTACCCCGTGTCTCTCGCGGTGGGCCTCGCCGCCGCCGCCGGCCTCGACCCCGCCGACCTCACCCTCACGGCCGCGGCGGGCCGGATCGGGGACACTGGGGTGGATGAGCACGCCACCGCAACCGTGTCGGCGAATGGTTTCACCGCGGAGGTGGCCTGCTCCATCGTGACCGAGTTGCCGAGGTCGGCGACGCTGTCCGGCAGCGCCGGAAGCATCGACCTGCCCGACGTGTTCGGCAGTCGGGCTGCCTCGGCGGCATCCTTCACCGTGCACACCGGCGCTGGCGATCGCGTTGTCGAACCGGCGACGGTGGACCCGTTCGCCGCGGAGGCCGACGCCGTGTCGCTGGCCTTGCTGGACGGCCGGACCGAAGCGGCCGAGGTGCCCTGGGCGCACAGCCGCGCCATCGCGCGCCTGCTCGATCAGTGGCGCGCGGGGCTCGGAGGCTGA
- a CDS encoding CHAP domain-containing protein has translation MTHSGPAGSPESDGVLPTRREARALRAAAEAAALAATADLAVSATPATAPASEPAVPVPAVPVVSVSPDLAAVVESAITSSIPVVASAPLSRPETAPPGSTIPELSVPESLLPDQTADVFPPSRRDARQRATVRPTPATRVLRAPTKPTKPAAASAKPAGSVAVRRAKRHKPLAKLVTLMAIPAVFLTAALPAYAFSPQGSAGFSAQSEVDTQALTVASAAAAVTISADGFSATSQAELDDIEAGLQASQSQQRAAEQARASAAEYAVYGIRAERDDYPWPTAATDAQGGGLSPLGYYYRECVDFVAWRLNRDAGSTGSPWKWTWNSMTPGGGDASSWANAWSAKGWPTSKTPIVGAVAWFTYNHVAYVQSVPGDGTVVLEEYNWMGSHAYHTRTVPISEVPMYLYPPS, from the coding sequence GTGACTCATTCCGGCCCCGCCGGCTCGCCCGAGAGCGACGGTGTACTCCCCACGCGCCGTGAGGCCCGAGCCCTCCGTGCAGCCGCCGAAGCCGCTGCCCTCGCCGCCACCGCCGACCTCGCCGTGAGCGCGACCCCGGCCACCGCGCCGGCTTCGGAGCCCGCTGTGCCCGTGCCGGCCGTGCCTGTCGTGTCGGTGTCGCCCGATCTGGCGGCCGTTGTTGAGAGCGCGATCACGTCCAGCATTCCCGTCGTCGCGTCGGCACCGCTCAGCCGCCCGGAGACCGCCCCGCCGGGCTCGACGATTCCCGAACTGTCCGTGCCGGAATCCCTGCTGCCCGATCAGACCGCAGACGTCTTCCCGCCCTCCCGCCGCGACGCCCGTCAGCGTGCCACCGTGCGGCCGACGCCGGCAACCCGGGTGCTGCGGGCGCCGACCAAGCCGACCAAACCGGCCGCCGCATCCGCCAAGCCCGCCGGGTCGGTAGCCGTGCGCCGCGCCAAACGCCACAAGCCGCTGGCCAAACTCGTCACCCTCATGGCCATCCCCGCGGTCTTCCTCACCGCAGCCCTGCCCGCCTACGCGTTCTCGCCGCAGGGCTCCGCCGGCTTCAGTGCCCAGTCCGAGGTCGACACCCAGGCCCTCACCGTCGCGTCCGCCGCGGCCGCCGTGACCATCTCGGCCGACGGGTTCTCCGCCACGAGCCAGGCCGAACTCGACGACATCGAGGCCGGTCTGCAGGCCTCCCAGTCGCAGCAGCGCGCGGCCGAACAGGCGCGGGCCTCCGCGGCCGAGTACGCCGTGTACGGCATCCGTGCGGAGCGAGACGACTACCCGTGGCCCACAGCGGCGACGGATGCGCAGGGCGGCGGGCTCTCCCCGCTGGGCTACTACTACCGCGAATGCGTCGACTTCGTGGCCTGGCGGCTCAACCGCGACGCCGGCAGTACCGGCAGCCCGTGGAAGTGGACCTGGAACTCGATGACCCCCGGCGGCGGAGACGCATCCTCGTGGGCGAACGCCTGGTCGGCCAAGGGCTGGCCCACCAGCAAGACCCCGATCGTGGGAGCGGTGGCCTGGTTCACTTACAACCACGTGGCCTACGTGCAGTCGGTGCCCGGCGACGGCACCGTGGTGCTCGAGGAGTACAACTGGATGGGTTCGCACGCGTATCACACGCGCACGGTGCCGATCAGCGAGGTGCCGATGTACCTCTACCCGCCGTCCTAG
- a CDS encoding three-helix bundle dimerization domain-containing protein — MSELDETQAIGQVIDRLSQRFPGLGRAHIANIVEEEHGRLEEGRVRDFVPVLVEKAAKNRLKKEATETFVPVQQPQPLVPSQDGAPDPEPMEVERASRAAQGSHLFGGLVGDSGENER; from the coding sequence GTGAGCGAACTAGACGAAACTCAGGCCATCGGCCAAGTGATCGACCGGCTGTCGCAGCGGTTCCCGGGCCTGGGGCGAGCCCACATCGCGAACATTGTGGAAGAGGAGCACGGGCGGCTCGAGGAGGGTCGAGTACGTGACTTCGTTCCCGTCCTCGTCGAGAAGGCCGCGAAGAATCGGCTGAAGAAGGAAGCCACCGAAACGTTCGTCCCGGTCCAACAACCGCAACCGCTCGTTCCGTCACAGGACGGTGCCCCAGACCCGGAACCGATGGAAGTGGAGCGGGCAAGCCGTGCGGCGCAGGGCAGCCATTTGTTCGGCGGTCTTGTCGGGGACTCCGGAGAGAACGAGCGCTGA
- a CDS encoding HNH endonuclease: MRTLVLNAGYEPLAVVSFKRALVLVMNQKATIIQADQGHPVWAATGSWERPSVILLTRYVRLPRSRAVPVSRRGVLRRDEHRCCYCGKSASTIDHVQPRSRGGRDTWDNLVACCLRCNNLKSDRTPAEMGWEMHFDPRMPQGTTWVVSGVERSVPQWDEFLAPAVAA, from the coding sequence ATGCGCACACTGGTCCTCAACGCGGGATATGAACCCCTCGCGGTCGTTTCGTTCAAGCGGGCACTCGTCCTCGTCATGAACCAGAAGGCCACAATCATCCAGGCCGATCAGGGCCACCCGGTCTGGGCGGCAACAGGGTCGTGGGAGCGGCCCAGCGTCATCCTGCTCACCCGGTACGTGCGCCTGCCGCGCTCACGGGCCGTACCGGTGAGCCGCAGGGGAGTGCTGCGCCGCGATGAACACCGCTGCTGCTACTGCGGGAAGTCGGCGAGCACGATCGATCACGTGCAGCCGCGGTCACGCGGCGGGCGGGACACCTGGGACAACCTGGTGGCCTGCTGCCTGCGCTGCAACAACCTCAAGAGCGACCGCACGCCGGCCGAGATGGGGTGGGAGATGCATTTCGACCCGCGGATGCCGCAGGGCACCACCTGGGTGGTCAGTGGTGTGGAGCGTTCGGTGCCGCAGTGGGACGAGTTCCTCGCGCCCGCCGTCGCGGCGTAG
- a CDS encoding C40 family peptidase: MRPAPLDPLRAAQTEVNPRIVMRPGTPVKRPARRNAVGNIVMMTLATGLVATMALPAYAFAPSDNAESFAATDATEQAKAGEQAVAVDDTAATVTVAEDAFAATPQAELDAADAAAAAAEAAEAARTAAASSMTSYAASYSGPTAADYLASPAYPSFSLSSVYSVALQYQGVPYVYGGATPAGFDCSGFVMYVYAQFGISLPHSSTGQGAAGTRISLADAQPGDLVIMDGHDGFYAGNGNILHAPYEGASVRVQPIWTSDYYIVRLGI, translated from the coding sequence GTGCGTCCCGCCCCCCTCGACCCGCTGCGTGCAGCGCAGACCGAGGTCAACCCGCGCATCGTGATGCGCCCGGGGACGCCCGTGAAGCGGCCCGCCCGCCGCAACGCCGTGGGCAACATCGTGATGATGACCCTCGCCACCGGCCTTGTCGCCACCATGGCCCTGCCGGCCTACGCCTTCGCGCCGTCCGACAACGCCGAGAGCTTCGCCGCCACTGACGCCACCGAACAGGCCAAGGCCGGCGAGCAGGCTGTGGCCGTGGACGACACCGCAGCCACCGTCACCGTCGCGGAGGACGCCTTCGCCGCCACGCCCCAGGCCGAGCTCGACGCGGCCGACGCCGCCGCAGCCGCAGCCGAGGCCGCCGAAGCGGCGCGTACCGCCGCCGCCAGCTCGATGACCTCCTACGCGGCCTCCTACAGCGGCCCGACCGCGGCCGACTACCTGGCCAGCCCGGCGTACCCGAGCTTCAGCCTCTCGTCCGTCTACAGCGTCGCCCTGCAGTACCAGGGCGTGCCGTACGTCTACGGCGGCGCCACCCCGGCCGGCTTCGACTGCTCCGGCTTCGTGATGTACGTGTACGCACAGTTCGGCATTTCCCTGCCGCACTCCTCCACCGGGCAGGGCGCCGCAGGCACCCGCATCTCCCTGGCGGACGCACAGCCCGGCGACCTGGTCATCATGGATGGCCACGACGGGTTCTACGCCGGGAACGGCAACATCCTGCACGCGCCGTATGAAGGCGCATCCGTGCGGGTGCAGCCGATCTGGACCAGCGATTACTACATCGTCCGACTGGGCATCTGA
- a CDS encoding metal-dependent transcriptional regulator codes for MTDLIDTTEMYLRTILDLEEENIVPLRARISERLGHSGPTVSQTVARMERDGLVVVSGDRHLELTLSGRSKAVHVMRKHRLAERLLSDVIGLEWEFVHDEACRWEHVMSEQVERKILEILGHPTESPYGNPIPGLDELGDSPAVAFMAGVTNLLDVVAASTQPVSAVIRRLGEPVQFDPELLSQLKQSGVLPGNTGTFSAAGSYVLVQVEGFGDGLELPNEVAGHIFVTTPVAVAAA; via the coding sequence ATGACTGACCTTATCGACACGACCGAAATGTATCTCCGCACGATCCTCGACCTCGAGGAGGAGAACATCGTTCCCCTGCGCGCGCGCATCTCGGAGCGCCTCGGCCACTCAGGCCCGACGGTGTCCCAGACCGTGGCCCGGATGGAACGCGACGGCCTCGTCGTCGTCTCCGGCGACCGTCACCTCGAACTCACCCTGAGCGGCCGCAGCAAGGCCGTACACGTCATGCGCAAGCACCGTCTGGCCGAGCGGCTGCTCAGCGACGTCATCGGCCTCGAGTGGGAGTTCGTCCACGACGAAGCCTGCCGCTGGGAGCACGTGATGAGCGAGCAGGTCGAGCGCAAAATCCTCGAAATCCTTGGTCACCCCACGGAATCCCCGTACGGCAACCCCATCCCCGGGCTCGATGAGCTGGGCGATTCGCCCGCCGTCGCGTTCATGGCCGGTGTCACCAACCTGCTCGACGTGGTTGCCGCGTCGACCCAGCCGGTGAGCGCCGTCATCCGTCGCCTGGGCGAGCCCGTACAGTTCGACCCCGAGCTGCTCTCCCAGCTCAAGCAGTCCGGCGTGCTGCCGGGCAACACCGGTACCTTCTCCGCCGCGGGCTCGTATGTGCTCGTGCAGGTGGAGGGTTTCGGAGACGGACTCGAGCTGCCCAACGAGGTCGCCGGCCACATCTTCGTGACCACACCGGTCGCCGTCGCAGCGGCCTGA
- the serC gene encoding phosphoserine transaminase, translating into MPDLQIPTDLLPADGRFGCGPSKIRREQLDYLSGAGASILGTSHRQAPVKNLVGRVRTGLSDLFRAPEGYEIIMGNGGSTAFWDAAAFSLIETRAQNLVFGEFGGKFAAAAAAPFLTAPDVIKAPAGSRAEAVPTEGVDVYAWPQNETSTGVMAPVTRVHGDAGALTVIDATSAAAGIDFEADQADVYYFAPQKNLASDGGIWFALFSAAAIERVERIAASGRYIPEFLSLKNAIDNSRLNQTLNTPALSTLLLMENQLDWINGNGGLAWASARTQESSSVLYDWAATVDYATPFVTDPSHRSQVVATIDFDDAIDAAAIAKVLRANGIVDTEPYRKLGRNQLRVATFTAIEPADVRKLVSSIEYVVANLG; encoded by the coding sequence ATGCCGGACCTACAGATCCCCACTGACTTGCTGCCCGCCGACGGACGTTTTGGCTGCGGCCCGTCCAAGATCCGCCGGGAGCAGCTCGACTACCTCTCCGGCGCCGGCGCGAGCATCCTGGGCACCTCCCACCGTCAGGCACCGGTGAAGAACCTGGTCGGGCGCGTGCGCACCGGCCTCAGCGACCTGTTCCGCGCCCCCGAGGGCTACGAGATCATCATGGGCAACGGCGGGTCGACCGCATTCTGGGACGCCGCCGCCTTCTCGCTCATCGAGACCCGCGCCCAGAACCTCGTCTTCGGCGAGTTCGGCGGCAAGTTCGCCGCGGCCGCCGCCGCACCGTTCCTCACCGCCCCCGATGTGATCAAGGCCCCCGCCGGGTCACGGGCCGAGGCCGTTCCCACCGAGGGCGTCGACGTGTACGCCTGGCCGCAGAACGAGACCTCGACCGGCGTCATGGCCCCGGTCACCCGGGTGCACGGCGATGCCGGCGCGCTCACCGTGATCGACGCCACGAGCGCCGCCGCGGGCATCGACTTCGAAGCCGACCAGGCGGATGTCTACTACTTCGCCCCGCAGAAGAACCTCGCCTCCGACGGTGGCATCTGGTTCGCGCTCTTCTCCGCCGCGGCGATCGAACGCGTCGAGCGCATCGCGGCCAGCGGCCGGTACATTCCCGAGTTCCTCAGCCTCAAGAACGCGATCGACAACTCCCGCCTCAACCAGACGCTCAACACCCCCGCGCTGTCGACGCTGCTGCTCATGGAGAACCAGCTGGACTGGATCAACGGCAACGGCGGACTCGCCTGGGCGTCGGCGCGCACGCAGGAATCGTCATCCGTGCTCTACGACTGGGCCGCGACCGTGGACTACGCCACCCCGTTCGTGACCGACCCGAGCCACCGCTCGCAGGTCGTCGCCACGATCGACTTCGACGACGCCATCGACGCCGCGGCGATCGCCAAGGTGCTGCGCGCCAACGGCATCGTCGACACCGAGCCGTACCGCAAGCTCGGCCGCAACCAGCTGCGCGTCGCCACCTTCACGGCCATCGAGCCGGCGGATGTGCGGAAGCTCGTCTCGTCGATCGAGTACGTAGTAGCCAACCTGGGTTAG
- a CDS encoding DUF2530 domain-containing protein, protein MRLWLKDSERRPDPVPARANARKAVAVGSAVWLVALVLAVVFRTELSDAGLGWWLWCAAIGLGLGLAGLAFVLLRRR, encoded by the coding sequence ATGCGCCTCTGGCTCAAGGACAGCGAAAGACGGCCGGACCCGGTGCCCGCCCGCGCGAATGCGCGGAAAGCGGTGGCGGTGGGTTCGGCCGTCTGGCTGGTTGCGCTGGTGCTAGCGGTCGTTTTCCGAACTGAACTGAGCGACGCCGGCCTGGGCTGGTGGCTGTGGTGCGCCGCCATCGGGCTGGGCCTCGGCCTGGCTGGACTCGCCTTCGTGCTGCTCCGACGCCGCTAG
- a CDS encoding cold-shock protein, translating into MPTGKVKFYDEEKGFGFISSDDGQEVFLHASAVPAGVTVKAGMKLEFGIADGKRGAQALSVRVIEAPPSLAKLSRKPADDMAIIVEDLVKLLDGIGSSLRRGRYPDSAHGKKIAAMLRKVAEELDA; encoded by the coding sequence ATGCCCACCGGCAAAGTCAAGTTCTACGACGAGGAGAAGGGTTTTGGCTTCATCAGCTCCGATGACGGCCAAGAAGTCTTCCTGCACGCATCCGCGGTGCCCGCCGGAGTTACCGTGAAGGCCGGGATGAAGCTCGAGTTCGGCATCGCCGACGGCAAGCGCGGCGCACAGGCGCTGTCGGTGCGGGTCATCGAGGCTCCGCCGAGCCTGGCCAAGCTCAGCCGCAAGCCGGCCGACGACATGGCCATCATCGTGGAAGACCTCGTCAAGCTGCTCGACGGCATCGGCTCGAGCCTTCGCCGCGGACGTTACCCCGACAGTGCACACGGCAAGAAGATCGCGGCGATGCTGCGCAAGGTTGCCGAGGAACTGGATGCGTGA